Within the Thermostichus lividus PCC 6715 genome, the region AAGGCACGATTGAGCAACGATGACTCAGTTCCAGTTGTAAATACCGCTGTCTTCATCCGCCCTCAGACTGTAGGGTCGCTTCCACTTGGTATTGCTCCCACAGCGATTGGTACAGTCCGGAGACAGCCACTAACTCACTATGGGTGCCCTGCTGCACAATCCGCCCCCGATCCATGACAAGAATGCGATCGCAGGTGGCGGCAGCCGCCAGTTGGTGGGAGATAAACAGTACGGTTTGGCGGCGATCGTGCAATGCCCGCAGAATTTGACTGGCGGTTTGGTTATCGACACTGGCAAGGGCATCATCCAGCACTAAAATTGGGGCATTGACGAGTAGGGCACGGGCAAGGGCAGTGCGTTGTCGCTGTCCTCCAGAGAGGGTAATCCCCCGCTCCCCCACAAGGGTCTCGTACTGTTTGGGGAAGTTCAAGATTTCGTGGTGAATTTGTGCTTGGCTGGCGGCAGCAATTACTTTCAGTTCACTGGCCTCTGGTTCCCCATAGCGAATGTTGTTCTTGATGGTGGTGCTAAATAAAAAGCTTTCCTGAGGAACGTAGGCGATCGCCCCGCGCAGATCCGCTAGGCGTAGTCGGGTAATATCAATACCATCCAGGAAAATTTGGTTAGGGGCAATGTCCAACAAACGGGGTAAGGCACTGGCCAAGGTCGATTTGCCACAGCCAATGGGGCCAACAATGGCTACCATCTCGCCGGGCTGCACCTCAAAGGTCAGCCGATCTAAAACAGGGGTGCGGCGATTGGGATAGGTGTAGCTAAACTCCTGAAAGCGCAGATGCCCCTTCACCTGGGGCAATGACAGAGCATCGGGAGCATCCTTAATCCGTGGCTCTACACTCAAGATGGCCTCCACCCGATCGATGCTGACTTCTCCTCGCTGGTAGGTGGTAATCGTAAAGCCCAGCAGTGCCGTCGGAAAAATGAGGCGCTCTATATACAGCAGTAACGCTACAAAATCCCCGACCTGAATGGTGTTGTCGGCAATCATACGGCTGCCAAACCACAGCAAAATCAGCAGGCTAAAGCTGACCATGCCCCCTAACAGCGGAAATAAAATATTACGGGTTTTGGCGAGGACTAGGTTATTGGCTAGCAGTTCTGCGTTTAGGCGATCAAATTGGCGTTGTTCATTGGCTTCTTGGCCATAAATTTTAATTAGGGCAATGCCGCTCATGTCCTCTTGGATCAGATCACTGAGATCCGACAGGCTTTGCTGTACCTCCAGTTGCTCTGAGCGCAGGCGATCGCTAAAGGTTTGGACAATGAACAATACCGCCGGATAGACGGCGATCGCCCCTAAACTCAACCCCGGATGAATCGCCAGCATCATGGGTAGGGTGAAACCATAGGCAAAGAGAGTATTGACCGCACTCAGGAGGGCAAACCCCACTAAGCGGCGGATATTATCCACATCACTAGTGGCGCGGTTAATGAGGTCTCCAGCGGTATTTTCAGCAAAATAACTCGGCTCTAGCCGCAGTAGGTGCTCAAAGATGCGCTGCTTGAGGTCAAACTCAACCAAGCGACCCGCCCCAAAGATCCACAGCCGCGAAGCCATGCGAATCAACCACATCAACGAGGCCAAGCCAATCAATAGCAGGGCATAGAACACCACCCGCTGAAATTGAAATTGAGCCTGCAGCTCATCAATTGCTGTGCCAATCAGCAGCGGCAGGTACGTACCAAGCAGGTTCACCACCAATAGGGCAACCACCCCCGCCCAGATTTTAGTTTGATGGGGGCGCAGGTAATGCAGGAGACGGCGGAAGCGACTGGAACGGCCAGACTTAGGGGCAGCAATCATCACACGTGGCTCAGTGCCCTAGGGGGCGTCGATAAAGGCATTGAGGTCTTCAATCAACCGGCTGAGTTCCGCCTCCGTTGTCAGGCGAATAGACTCATCCCGCACCGTTAAAAGCACCTTGGCGGCGTAGGGATTGGGCCAAATATTGGGGTTACAAAACACTTCCAAAAACACCTCGCCAACGTGTTGGTATTCCATAACGGCTTGGGGGCTGATTTGACTACCGCTGGCCTTGGCGGTGGCGATCGCCCGCATGCCTTCCATGAGATCGTCAATTGCTGTCCGTAGGGACTGAGCCGCATCGCGGGAAAAACAGAATGCAACCGACCCCTCTACCAGATTAATGCGAATGCGATCGCTCATAGGTGTTGCCTTTTCACAGGGAGTTGACAGCAAAAGCACCAAGTAAAATTGACGCGCCCTAATATTGGGGGGACACTCCTCCAGCGGTGACTGCAAGGAAGACAGGGCAAGCGCTGTAGGTATCACCTCGCGGTTGGACATCCCTGCAATCTGGCCAGTCGTTCGTGCACATAGCTATTCTGCCATAGGTTGAACCTGAGGTTTTGGGAACAGCAGTGGCCTACTGCCTGTGGCGCATCGGGTGTAAACAAAGAGTAAAAAAAAGCTAAAGCTTTCCTGCAGATAGGGTGTTTGGCTTGTCAAAGCGGAATTGGTCTTGCTACAAGGTAGCTAGTCAAGCCTAGGGTACATCCAGAATGCTAGAGAGCTTAAATACAGTTGTGTTATCCCGCTGGCAGTTTGCCCTGACGGCAATTTTTCATATGCTCTGGCCAGTCCTCACCACGGGTATGGGCATTTACCTAGTAGTGATAGAAGGACTCTGGCTGAAAACGAAGAACCTCACCTACTACCACCATGCCCGCTTTTGGTCAAAGCTCTACATCCTGAACTTTGGCATTGGCGTGGCCTCTGGGTTGCCGATGGCGTTCCAGTTTGGCCTGAACTGGGCACCTTTTTCCCTAGCCGTGGGGGATTTTTTTGGGACGGTTCTCGGCTTTGAAGGCACGATGGCCTTTATGCTCGAAGCCAGTTTCTTAGGCATTATGGTCTTTGGCTGGCAGCGGGTTCCGCCCCTGATGCACTGGGTGGCCACCATTTGCGTTGCCTTTGGTGCCAACCTCTCAACGTTTTGGATTCTCTCGGCCAATTCTTGGCTGCAAACGCCTGCTGGGGGTGTTTTTGTCGATGGTAAGTTCCAGGTGCAAGACTATTTCCAAGCGATCGCCAACCCTTTCATGGTCAATAGCTTTTTGCACATGTTCTTTGCCACCCTAGAAACCTCCTTATTTGTGATTGGCGGCATTAGTGCTTGGTACCTACTGCAAAATCGCCTGCCTAACTTCTTTACCAAATCCTTGAAGGTGGTTCTGGTGATGGCCTTGATTGTTGCGCCGCTGCAAATTTTTGTGGGTCACCTGAGTGCCGAGCAAGTCTATCGCTATCAACCCGCTAAGCTGGCCGCCATGGAAGCCCAATGGGAGACCATTCCCGCCGGAACGTCCGCCAGTTGGAGTTTAATTGCCATCCCTGATGAAGCAACCCAAACCAATAAGGTGGACGTAAAAATTCCTGGCCTGCTCGGTTATTTACTGGAGCTAAAACCCACTCTGGATAGCCCTGTGCTGGGGTTGAAGGAGTGGGCACCGAGCGATCGCCCCCACCTGATTGGTCTGATCTACTATTCCTTCCGCACCATGATAGCCATTGGCCTGTATCTTGCTGCCTTAGTGAGCGTGACGGTATTTATTTGGTGGCGCACTGGCCTTGCTGGCGATCGCCTTGGCAACTACAAATGGCTGTGGTGGGGCTGGATTTTTGCCGGACCGCTGGGCTACATTGCGGTAGAAGCGGGTTGGATTGTGCGTTGCGTCGGACGGCAGCCGTGGATTGTCTATGGCCAAATGCGCACCGCAGAGGCTGCCTCGGCCTTACCGCCTCAAGTCGTCCTGTTTTCCCTCAGCGGCCTTGTTGCACTTTACACCATCTTTTTCTTTGCCGCCCTCTTTTTTGGTAGCCGCATCATCCAGAAAGGCCCCAACGTGGCCTTGCCCGTTCCCGGCCTACGTAATGCCGAAGAACTCGAAATTCGTATCAAAATGGCAGAGCATCAGCCCGATAGTCGCCCTCTAGAAACCCAGCAGTAACGGCAAACTCCTATGGACACCAATCCTCTAGCCCCCCTCCAGCATTTCCTGCCCCAGGTGTGGTTTTGCATTCTGGGTTTATTTCTGTTCCTCTACATTCTCCTCGATGGCTTTGATTTGGGCATTGGCATTCTGTCGCTGACCGCTAGCAGCGAGCAACGGCGGAATATCCTCATGACCAGCCTCGGCAATGTCTGGGATGCAAACGAAACATGGCTCGTGCTGATGGGGGGCTCCCTCTTTGGTGCCTTTCCCTTGGCCTACGCCACCATCCTCAATGCCCTTTACCTGCCCGCCGTCATCATGGTCGTAGGACTGATTTTGCGAGCCGTTTCCTTTGAATTTCGCGAAAACGCCAACAACAAGCGGGTATGGAACCTGACCTTTGGCGTTGGCAGTTTCTTGGCCGCCTTGGGGCAAGGGTTTGCCGTAGGCACTGTATTTGAAGGCATTAACGTCGATGCCGCGGGGAATTTTGCGGGCAGCATGTGGGACTGGCTGACATGGCACTCGGTTTTAGTGGCGCTGACCCTCATTCAAGGCTATGTTCTCATTGGCTCCACCTACTTAATCTACAAAACCAGCGGCGAGTTGCAGAACACCCACTATAAAACCGCCACCATTGCCACATGGACAACCTTGATCGGTGCCATTTTGATTACGATTACGGCTCCGATTTTCCATGTACAGGTGCGCGAACAACTGTTTCAGCCACCGCTGTTCTACGTTTTTGCTGCGATTCCCCTGTTGGGAGTGTTCCTCATTGCCATGCTACTGCGGAGCCTGAAGCGTCGCGAGGAATCTATGCCACTGGTCTGGACATTTCTGATTTTTCTTATGTCCTTTATTGGGCTGGGGTTTGTGATTTTTCCCAACATCATTCCCCCCAGTGTCACGATCTATGAGGCCTCGGCAGCCCCTAGCTCCCAAGTTTTTATGCTGATCTTTGTGGCCTTTTTAATTCCGATTATGCTGGCCTACAACCTCTATAACTATTTGGTATTCCGTGGCAAGGTGGTTGCCTAGAGACCCACCAACTGTTATGGCTACCTCCACTAGCGTTGATCTCGATGCCCTCAAGAGAGATTGCACCCTGTGCTGCTGTTGTGAATCCGTTGAGCAAAGCTGTTTGGTATAATCAGGGTGCCGTTTTCCATCAAAGAGGATGTCAACTATGGCAACAAAGTCTGCAAAGCCCACCTACACGTTTCGCACATTTTGGGCAGTGCTCCTGCTGGCGATTAACTTCTTGGTTGCCGCATACTACTTTGGCATCCTTAAGTAATCGGTAGTCATTGTTCGTTACCTAAGCGGCTAGGGGGGGGTTGCTCGAGGGCGATCGCCCCTAGTTGGCCGCGGCGATAGTCCTGTAGCAGTTGCCGGGCAGCGCGCTCAAGGTTACCGTGATAGCGCTGCTGTGCAAGATCGTAAAGATAACTCTCCCCAGAGCGATCGCCCACCGCCAGATCGTAGCGATCCTTGAGCCGGTGCTCCTGTTTCAGGTCTTTGAGCAACGCCACCAGCTCCGGCGCAATGCGGCACGGATCGTAAGCTGCTTCGCCAATATCGTCACAGATGGCCAGTTTAATAGCCGCCTGCTGATCCTGCAAGTTAGCAGGCAATATCCCCGGCGCATCAAGCAACTCCAAAATGGGAGAAATACGAATCCAGCGCAGTTGTCGCGTCACTCCGGGTCGCGCCGCACTTTCAGCAACGCGCTGCTGAAGGAGTCGATTAATCAGTGCCGACTTCCCAACATTGGGAAATCCCAACACCACAGCGCGTACCGCTCGTGCTTGCATCCCTCGCTGCTGCCGTCGTTGGTTAATAGTAGTTCCTGCTTTGAGGGCAGCATTTTGGAGCATGCGAATCCCTTGCCCCCGCTGCGCATTGGTAAAAAAAGGCACCTCGTCTTGACGACTGAACCAC harbors:
- a CDS encoding ABC transporter ATP-binding protein, translated to MIAAPKSGRSSRFRRLLHYLRPHQTKIWAGVVALLVVNLLGTYLPLLIGTAIDELQAQFQFQRVVFYALLLIGLASLMWLIRMASRLWIFGAGRLVEFDLKQRIFEHLLRLEPSYFAENTAGDLINRATSDVDNIRRLVGFALLSAVNTLFAYGFTLPMMLAIHPGLSLGAIAVYPAVLFIVQTFSDRLRSEQLEVQQSLSDLSDLIQEDMSGIALIKIYGQEANEQRQFDRLNAELLANNLVLAKTRNILFPLLGGMVSFSLLILLWFGSRMIADNTIQVGDFVALLLYIERLIFPTALLGFTITTYQRGEVSIDRVEAILSVEPRIKDAPDALSLPQVKGHLRFQEFSYTYPNRRTPVLDRLTFEVQPGEMVAIVGPIGCGKSTLASALPRLLDIAPNQIFLDGIDITRLRLADLRGAIAYVPQESFLFSTTIKNNIRYGEPEASELKVIAAASQAQIHHEILNFPKQYETLVGERGITLSGGQRQRTALARALLVNAPILVLDDALASVDNQTASQILRALHDRRQTVLFISHQLAAAATCDRILVMDRGRIVQQGTHSELVAVSGLYQSLWEQYQVEATLQSEGG
- a CDS encoding cytochrome ubiquinol oxidase subunit I; protein product: MLESLNTVVLSRWQFALTAIFHMLWPVLTTGMGIYLVVIEGLWLKTKNLTYYHHARFWSKLYILNFGIGVASGLPMAFQFGLNWAPFSLAVGDFFGTVLGFEGTMAFMLEASFLGIMVFGWQRVPPLMHWVATICVAFGANLSTFWILSANSWLQTPAGGVFVDGKFQVQDYFQAIANPFMVNSFLHMFFATLETSLFVIGGISAWYLLQNRLPNFFTKSLKVVLVMALIVAPLQIFVGHLSAEQVYRYQPAKLAAMEAQWETIPAGTSASWSLIAIPDEATQTNKVDVKIPGLLGYLLELKPTLDSPVLGLKEWAPSDRPHLIGLIYYSFRTMIAIGLYLAALVSVTVFIWWRTGLAGDRLGNYKWLWWGWIFAGPLGYIAVEAGWIVRCVGRQPWIVYGQMRTAEAASALPPQVVLFSLSGLVALYTIFFFAALFFGSRIIQKGPNVALPVPGLRNAEELEIRIKMAEHQPDSRPLETQQ
- the cydB gene encoding cytochrome d ubiquinol oxidase subunit II, which translates into the protein MDTNPLAPLQHFLPQVWFCILGLFLFLYILLDGFDLGIGILSLTASSEQRRNILMTSLGNVWDANETWLVLMGGSLFGAFPLAYATILNALYLPAVIMVVGLILRAVSFEFRENANNKRVWNLTFGVGSFLAALGQGFAVGTVFEGINVDAAGNFAGSMWDWLTWHSVLVALTLIQGYVLIGSTYLIYKTSGELQNTHYKTATIATWTTLIGAILITITAPIFHVQVREQLFQPPLFYVFAAIPLLGVFLIAMLLRSLKRREESMPLVWTFLIFLMSFIGLGFVIFPNIIPPSVTIYEASAAPSSQVFMLIFVAFLIPIMLAYNLYNYLVFRGKVVA
- the psaX gene encoding photosystem I protein PsaX yields the protein MSTMATKSAKPTYTFRTFWAVLLLAINFLVAAYYFGILK
- the ylqF gene encoding ribosome biogenesis GTPase YlqF produces the protein MGSLIQWYPGHIAKAERALREQLKQVDLILEVRDARIPLASHHPQMAQWARGKQRLLVLNRVDMIQEGDRQRWSQWFSRQDEVPFFTNAQRGQGIRMLQNAALKAGTTINQRRQQRGMQARAVRAVVLGFPNVGKSALINRLLQQRVAESAARPGVTRQLRWIRISPILELLDAPGILPANLQDQQAAIKLAICDDIGEAAYDPCRIAPELVALLKDLKQEHRLKDRYDLAVGDRSGESYLYDLAQQRYHGNLERAARQLLQDYRRGQLGAIALEQPPPSRLGNEQ